Proteins encoded by one window of Taeniopygia guttata chromosome 1A, bTaeGut7.mat, whole genome shotgun sequence:
- the TMCC3 gene encoding transmembrane and coiled-coil domain protein 3 isoform X3: MPGSDTALAVDRTYSDPERHRRRKTRVERHDMNTLSLPLNIRRGGSDTNLNFDVPDGVLEFHKVKLSADSLKQKILKVTEQIKVEQTARDGNVAEYLKLVNSADKQQAGRIKQVFEKKNQKSAHSIAQLQKKLEQYHKKLKDIEQNGSSKATKDTSKDNLKDVQHGKSRSSGHGTESSKSGVPGVSLTPPVFVFSKSREFANLIRNKFGSADNIAHLKNTLDEFRPETSSRTYGGSATIVAKPKYVSDDECSSGTSGSADSNGNTSFSPAVASTLDSQGKLSMILEELREIKETQSQLADDIENLKTQFKRDYGFISQMLQEERYRYERLEDQLNDLTDLHQHETANLKQELASIEEKVAYQAYERSRDVQEALESCQTRVSKLELHQQEQQAQQSETVNAKVLLGKCINVILAFMTVILVCVSTIAKFIAPMMKSRFHIICTFFAVTLLAIFCKNWDHIICAIERMIIPR, from the exons gTGGAAAGACATGACATGAATACCCTGAGTTTACCACTTAACATCCGCCGTGGAGGTTCTGATACCAACCTGAACTTTGATGTACCTGATGGGGTCCTAGAATTTCACAAAGTCAAACTCAGTGCAGATAGCTTGAAACAGAAAATCCTCAAGGTTACAGAGCAAATCAAGGTTGAACAAACAGCTCGAGATGGAAACGTGGCTGAGTATTTGAAACTGGTGAACAGTGCAGACAAACAACAGGCTGGGCGCATTAAGCAAGTCTTTGAGAAAAAGAACCAGAAATCTGCCCACTCCATTGCCCAGCTGCAGAAGAAATTGGAACAGTATCACAAAAAGCTCAAGGATATTGAACAAAATGGATCTTCCAAAGCTACCAAGGATACTTCCAAAGATAACTTGAAAGACGTTCAACATGGAAAATCTCGTAGCAGTGGGCACGGAACAGAGAGCAGCAAGTCGGGTGTGCCGGGTGTATCCCTGACACCACCTGTCTTTGTTTTCAGCAAGTCTAGAGAGTTTGCCAACCTGATCCGAAACAAATTTGGTAGCGCAGACAACATTGCTCATCTCAAAAATACCCTGGATGAATTTCGGCCAGAAACAAGTTCTAGAACCTATGGGGGCAGCGCCACCATTGTTGCCAAACCAAAATATGTTAGTGATGATGAATGCTCAAGTGGGACCTCTGGATCGGCAGACAGCAATGGGAATACCTCCTTTAGTCCTGCTGTGGCAAGTACCCTTGACAGCCAAGGAAAGCTGTCCATGATTTTGGAGGAACTAAGGGAAATCAAGGAGACACAGTCCCAATTAGCTGATGATATTGAGAATTTAAAAACCCAATTTAAAAGAGACTATGGCTTTATTTCTCAGATGCTACAAGAAGAAAGAtatag ATATGAAAGATTGGAAGACCAGTTAAATGACCTCACTGACCTTCATCAACATGAGACAGCAAACTTGAAACAAGAGCTAGCCAGCATAGAGGAGAAGGTGGCATATCAGGCCTACGAGCGATCACGAGATGTACAG GAAGCCTTGGAATCCTGCCAGACCCGGGTTTCCAAACTGGAGCTCCATCAGCAAGAACAGCAAGCACAGCAGTCTGAAACAGTTAATGCCAAAGTGCTCCTGGGGAAGTGTATAAATGTTATCCTGGCTTTCATGACTGTCATCTTAGTGTGCGTCTCTACTATTGCAAAGTTCATTGCTCCTATGATGAAGAGCCGTTTTCATATCATCTGCACTTTTTTTGCAGTGACGCTGCTGGCAATATTTTGTAAAAACTGGGATCATATCATTTGTGCTATAGAAAGGATGATTATACCAAGATGA
- the TMCC3 gene encoding transmembrane and coiled-coil domain protein 3 isoform X2 produces MNTLSLPLNIRRGGSDTNLNFDVPDGVLEFHKVKLSADSLKQKILKVTEQIKVEQTARDGNVAEYLKLVNSADKQQAGRIKQVFEKKNQKSAHSIAQLQKKLEQYHKKLKDIEQNGSSKATKDTSKDNLKDVQHGKSRSSGHGTESSKSGVPGVSLTPPVFVFSKSREFANLIRNKFGSADNIAHLKNTLDEFRPETSSRTYGGSATIVAKPKYVSDDECSSGTSGSADSNGNTSFSPAVASTLDSQGKLSMILEELREIKETQSQLADDIENLKTQFKRDYGFISQMLQEERYRYERLEDQLNDLTDLHQHETANLKQELASIEEKVAYQAYERSRDVQEALESCQTRVSKLELHQQEQQAQQSETVNAKVLLGKCINVILAFMTVILVCVSTIAKFIAPMMKSRFHIICTFFAVTLLAIFCKNWDHIICAIERMIIPR; encoded by the exons ATGAATACCCTGAGTTTACCACTTAACATCCGCCGTGGAGGTTCTGATACCAACCTGAACTTTGATGTACCTGATGGGGTCCTAGAATTTCACAAAGTCAAACTCAGTGCAGATAGCTTGAAACAGAAAATCCTCAAGGTTACAGAGCAAATCAAGGTTGAACAAACAGCTCGAGATGGAAACGTGGCTGAGTATTTGAAACTGGTGAACAGTGCAGACAAACAACAGGCTGGGCGCATTAAGCAAGTCTTTGAGAAAAAGAACCAGAAATCTGCCCACTCCATTGCCCAGCTGCAGAAGAAATTGGAACAGTATCACAAAAAGCTCAAGGATATTGAACAAAATGGATCTTCCAAAGCTACCAAGGATACTTCCAAAGATAACTTGAAAGACGTTCAACATGGAAAATCTCGTAGCAGTGGGCACGGAACAGAGAGCAGCAAGTCGGGTGTGCCGGGTGTATCCCTGACACCACCTGTCTTTGTTTTCAGCAAGTCTAGAGAGTTTGCCAACCTGATCCGAAACAAATTTGGTAGCGCAGACAACATTGCTCATCTCAAAAATACCCTGGATGAATTTCGGCCAGAAACAAGTTCTAGAACCTATGGGGGCAGCGCCACCATTGTTGCCAAACCAAAATATGTTAGTGATGATGAATGCTCAAGTGGGACCTCTGGATCGGCAGACAGCAATGGGAATACCTCCTTTAGTCCTGCTGTGGCAAGTACCCTTGACAGCCAAGGAAAGCTGTCCATGATTTTGGAGGAACTAAGGGAAATCAAGGAGACACAGTCCCAATTAGCTGATGATATTGAGAATTTAAAAACCCAATTTAAAAGAGACTATGGCTTTATTTCTCAGATGCTACAAGAAGAAAGAtatag ATATGAAAGATTGGAAGACCAGTTAAATGACCTCACTGACCTTCATCAACATGAGACAGCAAACTTGAAACAAGAGCTAGCCAGCATAGAGGAGAAGGTGGCATATCAGGCCTACGAGCGATCACGAGATGTACAG GAAGCCTTGGAATCCTGCCAGACCCGGGTTTCCAAACTGGAGCTCCATCAGCAAGAACAGCAAGCACAGCAGTCTGAAACAGTTAATGCCAAAGTGCTCCTGGGGAAGTGTATAAATGTTATCCTGGCTTTCATGACTGTCATCTTAGTGTGCGTCTCTACTATTGCAAAGTTCATTGCTCCTATGATGAAGAGCCGTTTTCATATCATCTGCACTTTTTTTGCAGTGACGCTGCTGGCAATATTTTGTAAAAACTGGGATCATATCATTTGTGCTATAGAAAGGATGATTATACCAAGATGA
- the TMCC3 gene encoding transmembrane and coiled-coil domain protein 3 isoform X1 has product MLRKVERHDMNTLSLPLNIRRGGSDTNLNFDVPDGVLEFHKVKLSADSLKQKILKVTEQIKVEQTARDGNVAEYLKLVNSADKQQAGRIKQVFEKKNQKSAHSIAQLQKKLEQYHKKLKDIEQNGSSKATKDTSKDNLKDVQHGKSRSSGHGTESSKSGVPGVSLTPPVFVFSKSREFANLIRNKFGSADNIAHLKNTLDEFRPETSSRTYGGSATIVAKPKYVSDDECSSGTSGSADSNGNTSFSPAVASTLDSQGKLSMILEELREIKETQSQLADDIENLKTQFKRDYGFISQMLQEERYRYERLEDQLNDLTDLHQHETANLKQELASIEEKVAYQAYERSRDVQEALESCQTRVSKLELHQQEQQAQQSETVNAKVLLGKCINVILAFMTVILVCVSTIAKFIAPMMKSRFHIICTFFAVTLLAIFCKNWDHIICAIERMIIPR; this is encoded by the exons gTGGAAAGACATGACATGAATACCCTGAGTTTACCACTTAACATCCGCCGTGGAGGTTCTGATACCAACCTGAACTTTGATGTACCTGATGGGGTCCTAGAATTTCACAAAGTCAAACTCAGTGCAGATAGCTTGAAACAGAAAATCCTCAAGGTTACAGAGCAAATCAAGGTTGAACAAACAGCTCGAGATGGAAACGTGGCTGAGTATTTGAAACTGGTGAACAGTGCAGACAAACAACAGGCTGGGCGCATTAAGCAAGTCTTTGAGAAAAAGAACCAGAAATCTGCCCACTCCATTGCCCAGCTGCAGAAGAAATTGGAACAGTATCACAAAAAGCTCAAGGATATTGAACAAAATGGATCTTCCAAAGCTACCAAGGATACTTCCAAAGATAACTTGAAAGACGTTCAACATGGAAAATCTCGTAGCAGTGGGCACGGAACAGAGAGCAGCAAGTCGGGTGTGCCGGGTGTATCCCTGACACCACCTGTCTTTGTTTTCAGCAAGTCTAGAGAGTTTGCCAACCTGATCCGAAACAAATTTGGTAGCGCAGACAACATTGCTCATCTCAAAAATACCCTGGATGAATTTCGGCCAGAAACAAGTTCTAGAACCTATGGGGGCAGCGCCACCATTGTTGCCAAACCAAAATATGTTAGTGATGATGAATGCTCAAGTGGGACCTCTGGATCGGCAGACAGCAATGGGAATACCTCCTTTAGTCCTGCTGTGGCAAGTACCCTTGACAGCCAAGGAAAGCTGTCCATGATTTTGGAGGAACTAAGGGAAATCAAGGAGACACAGTCCCAATTAGCTGATGATATTGAGAATTTAAAAACCCAATTTAAAAGAGACTATGGCTTTATTTCTCAGATGCTACAAGAAGAAAGAtatag ATATGAAAGATTGGAAGACCAGTTAAATGACCTCACTGACCTTCATCAACATGAGACAGCAAACTTGAAACAAGAGCTAGCCAGCATAGAGGAGAAGGTGGCATATCAGGCCTACGAGCGATCACGAGATGTACAG GAAGCCTTGGAATCCTGCCAGACCCGGGTTTCCAAACTGGAGCTCCATCAGCAAGAACAGCAAGCACAGCAGTCTGAAACAGTTAATGCCAAAGTGCTCCTGGGGAAGTGTATAAATGTTATCCTGGCTTTCATGACTGTCATCTTAGTGTGCGTCTCTACTATTGCAAAGTTCATTGCTCCTATGATGAAGAGCCGTTTTCATATCATCTGCACTTTTTTTGCAGTGACGCTGCTGGCAATATTTTGTAAAAACTGGGATCATATCATTTGTGCTATAGAAAGGATGATTATACCAAGATGA